The nucleotide sequence CCTGCAATATCGGCATCGTTTACTACGGTAAAATCCAATCCGGTTTTTTCTTCGAAGAGTTTTTCAACATTGACGTTCAACCAACTTTTATGAAGGTTTCCAGGGGATTTACAGATTCCTTTTTTGATTACGGTCGGAAAACCGCAACCTACTTTTCCTTTGTAATCGAAATGGGCTACGATTTGAGCGATAACGTTGGCCATGTCTTCGGGCTTGCGTCCGACAGGCGTAGGTATACGATGGCGTTCAGAAACCAATTTGCCGGTTTCTATGTTCACTAAGGCACCTTTTATGCCCGAACCACCTACATCTATACCAAGAACTTCCATTATTTGTTTTTTTAGATTATTTGGGGGCAAAGTAACAAAAAGTTTTGAGAGTAATCGAAGGATCGGGCCGTGTAACCGATTTATTCGGAAGCATTGTACAGTCCGGTATCGCCTTTGTTCAAAAGCGGCATCAATTCTTTTACGGTATTGGGCTTTTTATCGGCTATATTTTTGTTCTCTATGGCATTGCCCTTGTGATGGTCATATAGTTCAATGACAGGTTGGTCCTTTCTAAAATACTTGGTCAGCCTATAATCTTTGGTACGCATCGAAATCCCGTTTCTGAAATAGCTGTAGGCTACCTCTTCGGTATCGGGAATATTATATTTTATGTGCTTTTCAAAACTTTCGCCATCGGTCGGTTTTATTTGGTCGATACCGCACATATCCAAAAGGGTAGGGTAAATGTCCACACTTTCGACAATGGCACGTACTTTTTTCGCTTTGTGTTGAGGTAGGGGGGAGTTAATGATGAGCGTGCTCTTCAGGGCGTTTTCAAAAAGCGTGTGTTTGCCCCAAACCCGCTGGTCTCCCAAATGCCAACCGTGGTCGCCCCAGATAACGATAATGGTATTTTTGTCGAGTTCCAGGGCTTTCAATTCTTGATAGAGTTTGCCGATTTGGGCATCGATGTAGCTGATAGAAGCTAGGTAGCCGTGTCTCAGTTTTCGGGCATAGGCATCCGATACCTGTGTATCGAGGCCTGCCTTTTCTTCGCCAAGGGCGTATTGGTTGAACTCGCCACTGCCATGCAGGCTTTTTAAGTTGACGTTTTCAGGGATATCCGGATTTGGGGATAAGGGAATTTTATTTTCATCATAAAGGTCCCAATATTTTTTGGGGGCATTAAAAGGAAGGTGGGGCTTGAAAAAACCTACGCCCATAAAAAAGGGTTGGCCCTTCTTTTTTAATTCCTTCAATTTTGAAATGGCAAGATCGGCCGTTAGACCATCGGGATAGCCCTGGTCATCGGTTTCACCGGCTTCGTAAGGCTTTACCTGTTTTTTTAGGCTTTGCCTGTTCTCTCCGTTCGCATAGGCAAAAAAGGAATTCCAGCCGGTTTTCCATTTGCCCGGGTTAAAAAGAAGTTCGCTCCAGCTATGGGGAAGTTCCCTCTGCTCTGAGGGTTGCGCTTCGTAGCCGTAAACGAGTCCGTCTGCCGAATGGCTGATCTTCCCGATTCCTACGGTATGGTATCCGTCTTGTTTGAATCTATGGATAAAAGTTTCCGGAGTCTCTTTTTCAGGTTGTCCTGAAATTTCCTCAACAATGGAATTATTCGATAGGTGGATGGGTTTTGAAGGGCGCATACCCGTAAGTATAGCGTGCCTTGATGCGCCACAGGTAGGTACTTGAACATAGTGATTGGTAAATAGGGCCCCGGTTTTGGCCAAGGCATCTATATGGGGCGATTTTACATAGTGTTTTCCGTAGGCACCCAGTTCGGTGCGGAGGTCATCTACGCAGATGAACAATACATTGGGTCTGTCTTGGGTTTGGGCCGATAGGTGGTTGGAAAGGCCCAATACGAGATACAGGGCGGTAAAATATCTGAACATTAGAACGGGTTTGGTGAATGCGAACTAAAGATACAGATTTTAGGCAAGCTCACCGTTCTGGTGCAGAATATCAAAGATCAATTGGTCTACCTCACTCAATTGATGTTTGTCCTCATAGCTTAGCCAAGCTATTTGGTTGGTTTTTGGGTCGGTATAAGGTTCGCCTTTGTATTGGGCGGTATAGCAGGTCATTCGCGATAAAATACCCGGTTTCTTGCCTTTGGCTTGGGCTTCGAAGATTCCAACGAATTGCATAGAGGGCATGTCAATTTCTATATTGAGGATGCGCTTGGTGTTCTTGGCTAGGGTTAGGGCGTCGGTCTCGCCTATGGTGCGTATTCCTTTGGGAATAAAATAAAAGTCCTCGTCCGCCTTTTTTAAGCAAAGTATCTGTCCGTCTTCAATATGTATCCACCCCAGATGGTCTATTATATTTTCGGAAGGCTCAACATAATAGTCGATGGAGTTCAGGGAGTGGTTGGGGTCTATGGTATCGAGAATTTTGTCGATGAGTTTTCCGGGAGCGGTGAGGGTGCCCAACTTTTTGTTACGGCCCAAGGCACTCGAAATGGTTTCGTCCCTATTGCCGAATTTATAGCCGTTCTCATTCGTCCAAAGAAGGTTCAGAACATGTTGCATCATAACATTGCCCAGTTGGTCAATGGAAATGGCAATTTTCAATAAGTATTCGCCAATGCCTTTTGCCCCTCGGGTGAACAGGCTGTGAAATATACCGTATATAAAGCCGATCGGACCGGTAATGAAAAGTAAAATAATGGAAATCAGGAAGAGCAGTGCCCCGATAAAAGGGTTCGTTGGCTTATCGGGTCTGTAGGTTTGCTTTTTTAAAATCATGATGTAGGCTTGTGGCCGCCAAAACGGCTAATCTTTAATTCGGTTTTAAATATACCGGTTTCGGTGGATTACAGCATGTTTTATAAGCGGTTCTCAGTAGTTAAGTCTTAATTTTAAGGGAAGGTGGTCGGAACAGCCCTTGGGTACATAGTTGGGCTTTTTGGATTTGTATTGAAAGGATCTAGGCCTCCCACTAGACGTTGCCAAAGTACGGTCGTCGATGATATCGAAGGTGTCTATGTCAGCGCTAATTCCATTGCCTGACAAGAATCCGCGGCTTACTACGAGCTGGTCTAACATTTGATAGCGGTTGGCGAACACCGTGCCGTCGAACAATCCGCTTAAAAAATAAGTACCCGTATTTCCCGATGACGATTTGTTGAGGAGGGTAGTGCTGAGGTTGTACAAAAAAGTCTCCCTACTCCGATACTGATAGGTGTGTACAAATTTGTCAAAATCATTGGTGGCCCCCTTTACCTTGTCGAGGTCCCTAGAAGCTTTTAAATGCTGTACCACACTACGGTCAAAAGGTTCGTCGTTAAAATCGCCCACTACGAGCACCTTTCCTTCCCATTTGGCTTGAACGGCGGCCAGGTCGTTGTTGGCCTGGAGCGTTTCATAGGTCGTTGAATCTACCTTGGTATGGGCTTCCACCAAAAAAGCGATATGCTCGGCCACGGCAATACGTAAGGGTTCCGAATGATATTGTCCCCTACTTCGCGAAGGCCAGTGAGAGGCAATGACCACAAATTCTTCGTTTGTGGCATTGATTTTAAAGACCACTTCAAAAATATCACGGGTACGGTACCTCAGGTGAACGAGATGTGAGGTTCTTGAGACTACCGTAAGTTTATCTGGGTTATAGGCCATGGCCACATCAATGCCTCTGAGGTCACTTGTTCCCGAGGCATCGAATACCACTTTGAGGTGGTTCATGCCGGCTTCGTCGAGCAAACTTTGTAGTAGGGTATCCTTTTCTATTTCGCAAACGGTCAACAGGTCGATCTGTTCATTGGGCCAGATGAGATTTAATCCTTCGGCCAGGCGCTCTTTTTTGATGTCGAAGACAGCATCGGTCCAACCTTCTGCAGGCGTAAAACTAAAATCGTTCGAAATCGGGTCGTCATCGGTATCGAAAAAGTTCTGAAGGTTCCACCAGGCGAAATTGATATGGGGCATAACATTTAGGTTTTAGAAAGTAAATTAGCAAATGGCCATGCCCCGCACCCTAAGGATGCCAAAAGCAGACTTCTTTCCTAAAGTTATGAAAACAGGGGGCCTCGTACCCTGTAGTTTTGTAAGGATATGGTGATTTTATGTGTAGTTGGTAGACGGGGCTATACGGCTCGCTGTACGACCTCGAAGATTTTATTCCCGTCGCACTTCAGGGTTTTGGACGGATATTTTAGAATTAGGGCATAATCGTGCGTGGCCATCAAAATGGAACGGCCCGATTTATGGATTTCCTGCAATACTTTCATGACCTCTACGCTGGTCTGTGGATCTAGGTTTCCGGTAGGTTCGTCGGCCAAGATAAGCTCGGGATCGTTTAATAGGGCCCTGGCGATGGCCACACGTTGTTGCTCCCCGCCCGACAGCTGGTGGGGAAACTTGAAGCCTTTGGTCTTCATACCTACTTTGTTGAGTACCTCCTCGATCTTTTGGTTCATTTTATGGGAGTCTTTCCAGCCTGTGGCCTTGAGTACAAAATGAAGGTTTTTGTTGATATTCCTATCGGGCAACAGTTTAAAGTCTTGAAAGACGATGCCTATCTTGCGCCGCAGGTACGGAATTTCTTTTTCGCGCAATTTGGTGAGGTCGAAACCAACGATGCTTCCAGTGCCTTGTTTCAGGGGAAGGTCACCGTAGAGGGTCTTCATAAAGCTGCTTTTTCCGCTTCCTGTCTTTCCTATCAAATAAACGAATTCGCCCTTTCTTACATCAAGGGTCACTTCGTTCAGTACAAGACTGTCCTTTTGAAAAATAGCTGCATCCTTAAGCTCTAAAATCGTTTCTGACATATGTAGGGGTACCGGTTTTTAAGTTTAATTTTGTTAATCAATCGTTAAAGGGTCTTATCGTGCCTTTCAAATCTCGAACTTTGATTTTTTAACGTTGATATAAAAGTAATAAGTTAATCACGAACCTATGTCAGTCGTTGCCAAAATCTTTTTCTTTGGTCTGTTTTTTGATGTGGCTTTAGATCAATTGATGGGGTATGCTTAAATCAGGGGAAAACAGAAGCATCGCATACTTAGATGCAATATTCAACGTTATTAATTTAATTAACGGTAATACATATTTCTAGTTAGAACACTATGCTAAAAAAAATCACCGCTTTTATCCCTGCTTTTCTGGGAATGGTTTCTATGGGAGTCGCCCAAGAAACTAAAATTTACACTCACGATCAAAAAGAATATCAAGATGCCCTGGCGCTCTACAACAATGAGCAATACCAAGCGGCACAATCTATCTTTGCAAAGGTCAAGGAAAATACCGATAACCTAGAGACCAAGGCTAACAGTGCCTATTATGAGGCCAATGCGGCGGTGCGTTTGAACCAGCTCGGGGCCGATAGGTTGATGGAAGATTTCGTGGCCAATTATCCTACCTCCACAAAAAGGAACTCTGCTTATGTGGATGTGGCCGAGTATTATTTTGAAACTGGAAAATATCCGTATGCCCTGAAATGGTACAATAAGGTCGATCAAGGGGCGCTGTCCCGAAAAGAGATGGACAAGTTCAATTTCAATTATGGGTATTCCCTTTTTTCCTCCGGAAAACAAAAACAGGCTGAAAGCTATCTTCAGAAAGTTGAAAATTCACCCGTCTACGGATCTCAGGCCAAGTATTACATGGGGTATATAGCCTATCAGCAAGATGATTACGATACGGCCAACCAACGTTTTGACCAGATTCAAGATCCTGAAATTCTTGAGGAAAAGATGGATTATTATCAGGCCGATATGAACTTTAAGCTGGGCAAGTTCGATCAGGCCATTGCTTTGGCAAAGAAACAAATGGCCAAGGGCGACCGTAAGGAAAAATCGGAACTCAGCAAGATCATAGGGGAGAGTTATTTTAATTTAAAGGACTATGCCAGTGCAGTCCCCTACCTTGAGGATTACAAAGGAAAAAAAGGAAAATGGAGCAATACCGATTACTACCTTTTGGGATATTCATACTACAAGCAGGGCGACTATGCCAATGCGGTACAACAGTTCAATAAAATCATAGGGGGTACCAACAGTGTTTCCCAAAACGCCTACTACCACTTGGCGGAGTGTTATTTAAAATTAGATAAAAAACAGGAAGCCCTCAATGCGTTTAGAAACGCTTCCCAAATGGATTTCTCGCAAGAGATCCAAAAGGATGCCTATTTGAACTATGCCCGTTTGAGTTATGAAGTGGGAAATGCCTATGAGCCCGTTCCCCAAGTTATTACCGATTATTTGGATAAATATCCCGACAGTGCCCACAGGGAAGAGATGCAAGAGCTTTTGGTAGACTCGTATATTACTTCCAAGAACTTTGCGGGGGCGATGGAGCTGCTTGAGAAAAATAAAAACTACGCCAGCAAGGCTACCTATCAAAAAGTAGCGTATTACCGTGGTATAGAATTGTTCATGAACGGTGATTACCAAGCTGCGGCCGAGAACTTAGGAAAATCATTGGCGAGTGCCGAAGACAATCTTTTTAGGGCCAAGGCCAATTATTGGAAAGCCGAGGCGGAGTATGCCCTCAATAACTATGGCGATGCCTTGGTAGACTATATCCAATTTCAACAAAATCCGGCGGCGAAATCGACCGAAGAATATAAGGAGCTCGATTATAATTTGGCATACACCTACTTCAAGTTGAAGGATTATGGTAATGCCATATCGTACTTCGGTAATTTTACGAGTACGGGATCCAAGGATACACAGAAACTATATGATGGTTACTTGCGTTTAGGCGATAGTTATTTCGTAACGAGTAAATATTGGCCGGCCATTGAAACCTACAACAAGGCCCTTTCCCTATCCGGACCGGAAAAAGATTATGCTGCGTACCAAAAAGGGATCAGCTATGGTTTTGTAGATCGACGCGATACCAAGATCGAAGAGTTGCGAAGGTTTGTTTCGGCCTATCCGAAATCAAGCTTGAAGGATGATGCCCTCTTTGAGTTGGCCAATACCTTGATCTCTACGGGGCAGGAACAGCAGGGACTTCAGACCTACCAACGTTTGATCAACGAATACAAGGGGAGCTCGTTGGTGCCACAGGCCATGATGCGCCAAGGTTTGGTTCATTATAACGCCAACCGAAACGAACAGGCCTTGACCGAATTTAAGTCCGTTGTACATAACTTTCCCAATACCCAAGAAGCGATTCAGGCCGTGGCCACCGCTAAGTTGATCTATGTAGATTTAGGTCGGGTAGATGAGTATGGCGAATGGGTACAAAAACTCGATTTTGTTGAGGTGAGCGATAGTGAACTCGATAATGCCACTTTTGAGTCTGCCGATAAACAGAATATGGAAGGCAAAAAAGATGCGGCCATAAAAGGCTATGAAAGCTATATCAAACAATTCCCTAACGGTTTGCATTCGGTTAAGGCCAACTTTAATCTGGCCCAACTCTATTTTGCAAAGGGCGAAAAGGAGAAGGCATTACCTTACTACATTTTCGTTGCCGATAAATTGGGCAGTGAGTTTGCAGAGCAGTCCTTGACCAGGGTTTGTGAAATCTATATCGGAAAACAAGACTATGCAACGGCATTGCCTTATCTACAGCGTTTGGAAAGCCAAGCCGACATTCAGCAGAACCGAACCTTTGCCCAGTCGAACCTTATGAAGGGCTACTACGAGCA is from Zobellia galactanivorans and encodes:
- a CDS encoding endonuclease/exonuclease/phosphatase family protein translates to MPHINFAWWNLQNFFDTDDDPISNDFSFTPAEGWTDAVFDIKKERLAEGLNLIWPNEQIDLLTVCEIEKDTLLQSLLDEAGMNHLKVVFDASGTSDLRGIDVAMAYNPDKLTVVSRTSHLVHLRYRTRDIFEVVFKINATNEEFVVIASHWPSRSRGQYHSEPLRIAVAEHIAFLVEAHTKVDSTTYETLQANNDLAAVQAKWEGKVLVVGDFNDEPFDRSVVQHLKASRDLDKVKGATNDFDKFVHTYQYRSRETFLYNLSTTLLNKSSSGNTGTYFLSGLFDGTVFANRYQMLDQLVVSRGFLSGNGISADIDTFDIIDDRTLATSSGRPRSFQYKSKKPNYVPKGCSDHLPLKLRLNY
- a CDS encoding cell division ATP-binding protein FtsE, whose protein sequence is MSETILELKDAAIFQKDSLVLNEVTLDVRKGEFVYLIGKTGSGKSSFMKTLYGDLPLKQGTGSIVGFDLTKLREKEIPYLRRKIGIVFQDFKLLPDRNINKNLHFVLKATGWKDSHKMNQKIEEVLNKVGMKTKGFKFPHQLSGGEQQRVAIARALLNDPELILADEPTGNLDPQTSVEVMKVLQEIHKSGRSILMATHDYALILKYPSKTLKCDGNKIFEVVQRAV
- a CDS encoding sulfatase: MFRYFTALYLVLGLSNHLSAQTQDRPNVLFICVDDLRTELGAYGKHYVKSPHIDALAKTGALFTNHYVQVPTCGASRHAILTGMRPSKPIHLSNNSIVEEISGQPEKETPETFIHRFKQDGYHTVGIGKISHSADGLVYGYEAQPSEQRELPHSWSELLFNPGKWKTGWNSFFAYANGENRQSLKKQVKPYEAGETDDQGYPDGLTADLAISKLKELKKKGQPFFMGVGFFKPHLPFNAPKKYWDLYDENKIPLSPNPDIPENVNLKSLHGSGEFNQYALGEEKAGLDTQVSDAYARKLRHGYLASISYIDAQIGKLYQELKALELDKNTIIVIWGDHGWHLGDQRVWGKHTLFENALKSTLIINSPLPQHKAKKVRAIVESVDIYPTLLDMCGIDQIKPTDGESFEKHIKYNIPDTEEVAYSYFRNGISMRTKDYRLTKYFRKDQPVIELYDHHKGNAIENKNIADKKPNTVKELMPLLNKGDTGLYNASE
- a CDS encoding NUDIX hydrolase, with the protein product MILKKQTYRPDKPTNPFIGALLFLISIILLFITGPIGFIYGIFHSLFTRGAKGIGEYLLKIAISIDQLGNVMMQHVLNLLWTNENGYKFGNRDETISSALGRNKKLGTLTAPGKLIDKILDTIDPNHSLNSIDYYVEPSENIIDHLGWIHIEDGQILCLKKADEDFYFIPKGIRTIGETDALTLAKNTKRILNIEIDMPSMQFVGIFEAQAKGKKPGILSRMTCYTAQYKGEPYTDPKTNQIAWLSYEDKHQLSEVDQLIFDILHQNGELA
- a CDS encoding tetratricopeptide repeat protein codes for the protein MLKKITAFIPAFLGMVSMGVAQETKIYTHDQKEYQDALALYNNEQYQAAQSIFAKVKENTDNLETKANSAYYEANAAVRLNQLGADRLMEDFVANYPTSTKRNSAYVDVAEYYFETGKYPYALKWYNKVDQGALSRKEMDKFNFNYGYSLFSSGKQKQAESYLQKVENSPVYGSQAKYYMGYIAYQQDDYDTANQRFDQIQDPEILEEKMDYYQADMNFKLGKFDQAIALAKKQMAKGDRKEKSELSKIIGESYFNLKDYASAVPYLEDYKGKKGKWSNTDYYLLGYSYYKQGDYANAVQQFNKIIGGTNSVSQNAYYHLAECYLKLDKKQEALNAFRNASQMDFSQEIQKDAYLNYARLSYEVGNAYEPVPQVITDYLDKYPDSAHREEMQELLVDSYITSKNFAGAMELLEKNKNYASKATYQKVAYYRGIELFMNGDYQAAAENLGKSLASAEDNLFRAKANYWKAEAEYALNNYGDALVDYIQFQQNPAAKSTEEYKELDYNLAYTYFKLKDYGNAISYFGNFTSTGSKDTQKLYDGYLRLGDSYFVTSKYWPAIETYNKALSLSGPEKDYAAYQKGISYGFVDRRDTKIEELRRFVSAYPKSSLKDDALFELANTLISTGQEQQGLQTYQRLINEYKGSSLVPQAMMRQGLVHYNANRNEQALTEFKSVVHNFPNTQEAIQAVATAKLIYVDLGRVDEYGEWVQKLDFVEVSDSELDNATFESADKQNMEGKKDAAIKGYESYIKQFPNGLHSVKANFNLAQLYFAKGEKEKALPYYIFVADKLGSEFAEQSLTRVCEIYIGKQDYATALPYLQRLESQADIQQNRTFAQSNLMKGYYEQKDYDKTLDYAEKVLATPIIDNRIKSDAQIMIARSAIATGDEGKAEQAYADVLKIASGATAAEALYYDAYFKSKAQDYENSNISVQKLAKDYSGYKEWGGKGLIIMAKNFYALGDAYQATYILDSVIGNFGQYAEIVSEAKSELSIIKAKEAKSNSSVRTD